The genomic stretch CCCGAATATCATACACCTTCGCACAAGCAGTCGCATAAGCCCTCTCAGGCAAACTCCACTTCTTCAGCGAGCTCCCGCTCGTGACATCTCTCAGCAAGTCCTGAATCCCCAACAAACAATGCAAATGCGCactcatccgcctcctctccctctcctcctcgtccaccacctcccccaacgaCCTCCTCACCGTCTTCGGGCTGATGGCAGGAAAAGGTCGCTGAGGGTGCTTCGGAATCCTCTTAAAAATCGTCGACTGGTAAAAAAACCCTTGAAGAACCCCATTCCAATTCTCATCAAACGCCGACCTtggcgcctcctccagcacccgGGCCAGATACTCACAAGTCGCCGATCGATGGTACGTCTCCGCAttcaccaacctcgacggACCCTCCTCAAGCCCTTGCTCAAGAGAAGGGATATGACTCAGCAGTCTGGTTATAGTCCGATGAACAAACGGCAGCTCCCGCATAGCTAACTCATTGGTCTTCGTAAAGTCCCCATCATCAGGAATAAGCCACCCTGCAGAAACAACCTGCTCCAGATGAAGCAGATCCCTCACTTCCTGAACGAAATCAATGCCCGTCGCCGAGGCTGGTTTATCCTATCCCTCATATCAGCAAccatcccccctttccccaacCTAATTCACTTACCAAAATCCTGCAATAAACATCCCTACAAAGCGGGTTATTCCCCTCGACAAAATCCCTAAACCCTTTACAAACTCGTGGTAGGGTCCCCAAGTCCTTCGGGTCAAGAAGGGAAAGTATCCCGTGGAATATCTCAGGCGGGAGGCTCAAAATGCCCACCATCTCGTTGTCAGTTGTTGTCGTGctagatgaagaggaggtggtggtggggcggCAAGTCGGGAGGTGACTTGCGGttgaggatgttgatgtcATGAACCgacacacacgcacacacacacacacacacacacactccaACCAAAGTTTGATGATTGGAAAAAAATGGTTGATTTTGGGGAAAGTTGTTGGGCGATGGATGGGCTTGTTTGTTCAGTGGATGGTGACGATTATCCGTTTGCCGCCGCCCCGGAGTGGATGTGGTGTAATGTCGGTGATAAGAGCTCCCTAACCACCGGGACCGAGCGAAGGTTACCTAACCCACGGGCATCAGTCAGCAAAGCAAACGTCTAATGTGATGGAACTCGCTCAACCTGATCAAAACTTACACTTGATGTTATGTTTGTGCGCAGTTGTCGATTATTGGAATCTGTGTCAGATTCTGCTTTGCATTTGATTACTGCACTGCAAAGTTATCGAGTTGTTGCGACTTGGAATTTGTTCTCTAGGTTTGCCCCTCAGATGGTGGTGACTTGGACCCAGCTCCTCGAGCAGGCtacaaaaaaaaatggtTTGTAATCCTCAAGAGCTACGGGCACCTACGCGGGGTTCCTTCCTGCCACTTTTTCCCTCTCGTTCCTTCCCAAAACATAAAAGGAGCGGCAGGAGCAAGCTGCCTTGTGACCAGTACCTACCAGCTGTTGGGGCAGGAGCCCGGGGAGGAGCCCCTACCCTGACCTAGCTAaagaagcaacagcaaccccgCACTTTTTTTGGAGGAAGGAGCTTGGGAGCTGCCGTCTGAACTTTGGGGGACATAGGTATGGCGTCAGTTTCGTCGGGTTGGACCTAGCTTCTACACACACGGTGATGGGATATACGGTTGACTTTTGCATGACAATCCCCCCAGAATATCACGCAAGTCCGAGTAGTGTATAACCCCCGCTGCCAAGATCCAAGACATGTCGGTGTCTGTCGGTGACTTTGTCGAGTATAGGACGTgggggttgaaggtggtGTATGTAGGTACTGGTCCTATTTGGATCGGTACCAGGGGTTTCAGCAACGAAGGGACAgcaagggggagggagtgtgCATCTAATACCTTACCTAcacctcctcatcgcccttGACCACAATAAGAAGCAGCAACATGGCAAAAATGTATCATCGatttgtttttcttcttcttcctctcatGTCAAATGCTATGTGTAATCACCCAATAAAACAGGTCATgagcaaaaaagaaaacagaaaaaaaccaaaaaaaaaaaaaaatcaacaTAAAAGATAAGGGGTATAGTGTTTTAAAaaaggagctcaagaagaaaaaactcGATGTGCGTGTGAATGTTGTTTGAAGTAGTAATATGCCCCCCCACTTCCCTCCATGTTCTCGCTTGACCTGACCACCTAGGTATATGCTTTCCTCCCCGTAtgcctccctcctcaccaccctcatcaagCCCTTTCCGTTGAGACTTTCTGTTTTAGTATGCCATGCCTCATTTTCATAATAATAGGCCCACTCATTCCCTTCCAAGTGTCCCTCCATGTGTTTTCGCAATAACAGTATAAACCCGTCTCAAAGATCATAAACAGCCACCCCACACTTCCTCCGTCTCTGGCAAACACCTAGCAAGCAAGATGATAGGCCTCTGCGAGAAACCCCTATACCACCCCAACAAAAGCAGTTAACCTTCCCGTATGCGTGTAAATTACCACACCAGCTAATGCATCTGCCCCATGTTCAGATTAATACAATTGCTCAGCAGAGTAGCACCCTCGTGGAGCAGCTGCCACCTCGTCACCTCAAAGGTGTCCTTCAAAATCATCAGCATAGGCGTGTTGTGGCTGATCCCCTTCATAGTCTTGAGCTCCTCTGGCGACGCCGGGTTGCCATACTTGGCCAGGTACTCCCGCATCTGACGGACCTTGTCCTGCTGAGTGGTCGGCACAGGCGTTTCCGGGCTGGGTCCCTCGAGAGCAAACCCATAGCACCACACCACCAGAGCGGCAAAGTAGAGAACCCAGGGCCTGTTGAGCAGGACGTCGTCGCGGGCCGAGTAAATCTCGTCGTACCGGCCGTATCCGTTGGAGCTGGGAGTCGCCACTCGATCAGGCTGGAGCACCGAGTTCAGGAACTTGAGCGCGTAGTACGTCGCGTCGCGCGCCTTTGCCGTCGGGGCCCACTCTCTCATCCGCTTCGAAGCGCTGGAAACATCCTGCTGCCCAATCGCTCGACCGAGCAATCTCTTTGCTCGCGCGTGCATCTGGCAGTCGACGATGTCCACGTGCATGGCCATGTGGGccaggtggtggaggacgaTCCGGCTCTCAAACACGACATTGGCTTCGCTGTGGTCGGGTGTGTGGAAATAGGGGTCGGCCGACGCCTCGCCGCGCTTGAACAACGTCTTGTCAAAGTCGCCCTTCCACGAGTCGAAAGCCCTCGTCAAGGTAGCCCGCCACTTGTCCCGCCCGCCGAGAGCTTGTCCGACCGGGCCGCCGAGAGAGTTGACTTGAAGATCTCTCTGGTTCATGTGCCAACTGACGCTGAGCAAGCCGGCCATCAGAATGGTGCGGCCAAACGAGTTCGTCTGCACCTCGTGGCCGCTCAGTGTCCGCTTGAGACCTTCCAAGAAGGCGACCGGCTTGTTGCCCACAGCCAAGAGCTGTGACTCGATCCTGCCCACCTCGGCACCGCTTGTGGCCTTCCACAACTTATCGTCACAAGGCAACGGCAGGCGCATCTCGTGGGCCACCATGACGGTGGAATGTCCAAACATGGTGGCGTGAATAGAGTCGATAACAAAGGCGGCAAAGGCTGCGCGCCGCGTCGACTCGCCAGCGATCCAGTGGTTCCACCACTCGCTCGGAGTGTGCGCCATACCCGATGTCGACGAGTGTCTGGAGCCATTGGTCTTGTCATCTCTGGGATTCGGTGGCGAATCCAAAGCGGACTTGCCGATGAGGGCTCGCCCGCGACGCATGAGAGTGATGGTAGTGGCATGGTGAATATGTGCCCTCTCGTGAAGCTCGCGGGTCGAGTACATCTTTTCGTATAGTtcgagcaggaggagcgTCTGGAAAACCCACAGCTTCGCCGGCGGCCGGCAGTTGGGATCCTGGAACATTTCCCACCTGAGATGCCACGCCAAAAAGTTGGAGAGCTGGGCACCAGCCTTGGTCACCTTCTGACCGTGAGTCTTGTCAAGACAGGCGGCACCAATCGTCATCATGGCAATCAACAGCAGATTCGGCGTCTTTTCTGGGGAGAAGGTCGGCTTATGCAAGATGGGAACCTGATCGCTAAAGTGAACCCAGTACGAGCCGATGTACGCCTGCATCATCTTGCGGCTGAGCATGTGTGAGTCGTCGTTGCGATCGCCTTCGAGGATGCCTTCGCGTTGCCGCTCGACTGGCGCCTGGCCATTTTCGTGGAATCTTTCCTTGATAAACTCGAAGATCTCGGCGCTCTTCTCGTCTGAAATGACCGACTCGGGGAGGTTTTGATCCAAAAGGTTAGTGACGGACATGATCTGCTGTGGTGCTGTTGAAGGTGGGAAGTAGCCCATCTGGCTTGGATCGTTGCCGTAGTAAGGCACACTAAACTGGCTGGAGAACTCCCCATAGCTGTGAAGACAAGTCAGCACAAAATGGACCTTGAAGGCGAGTGATAAAACTTACTTGTACCCTCCCCCTTGAATCGGCACAGCCATTGGAGAACCATCCGTGTGTGCGGTGTTGAACAGGTACGCCATGAAATCCTCCGGCATGCCGACATAAGGCGACTTGTTCAACATGCTGTCGCTGCCAAACACGGGCATGGTTTGAGGCATGGCCATTTGATCGAGCAACATCATCTCACCTCCtggctgctgatgctgatcaTTGTATTCGGTTGAGGTCGGTGGCGCATacgcctgctgctgttcttcACGATCAACACCCCCGGCTGACGAAGTAGGAAACTCGGATGGCGGCAGACTGAATGGAGGGAAGTTTTGTGGTGGAACATAGGACATCCCGCCCGCTGACTGGGGAGTTCCCGATGGCTGGCTGTGGTATCCTGGCTGGTTCGAAACAGGTGATAAAACGCCGTAAGGACCAACGCTGGTCTGAATGGAAGGCCGTTGAGGACCGCCTGGAGAATGAAGTGGCTGTCGTTGAGACATGTGCCCGTAGTTGTTATGGTCGTGGTGCATGTAGTCGACGGGACCGTTGGACCCTCCGTTTGGATAGCCAGCCGGTGGCGTGTTGGCCATTGGACTGAACGGCATGCCGTCCTTCGGAGACTGAAATTGCATGGTCAAAGCCCGGCCCTTGTTGTATGCCGTGCCTGGCCTGTTGACTTCAGGAGAGGCAGAGCCCGCCGTCATAAATGGAGATCGGTTGTCTGTGATGGGTGAGGCTTGACTCATCAGCGAGTCTTTCCGGTTGAGAGCAGACCCCTTTGCCGTGTGTCGGTCCTTGTGACGATTGCAAAGATCGAGCCGGACGAAGGTCCTCTGGCAGTCACCGATGCCGCACTTGTACACTTGCTTCGGGTTATGGTTGAGCTGATGGCGGTAGCTTTTCAACAGACAAGGAGGTTAGTACAGAGACAAACTCATATTGACACTCAAGATTTAAAATCACATACAGATGCTCTGCCCTCGAGTAGCTCTTCCCGCATCCCTTCTCAGGACACTcaaacttcttctcctggcCCTTCCGGCTTCGCCTACGTTTCCGCGCGGGGCCTTCCGAGTTGGACGAGTGAGCACCATCCCCGCcatcctcggcatcatcTAGATCGAGACCATCCACATCTTTGTCGTCAGATCGGCTACGTGTGCGGCCTCTCTCATGGTCTTCGTGCTCCTGTTTTATGTTTTCAGGAGGCGTGGGCTCCTGCTGAGGGGGCATGGACTGCATAGTTCGCgccggtggtgctggaggttTGATTTCACTTGGCTGGGATGCGAGAACAGAAGCCATGTTCTCTCGCAGAGGTGATTTTCCAATCGGAAGACACCGGCACTGATTGGGCTGCACGGTTGAATGAGTAGCTCTTGTTCAGTCACACAGATCCGGGGTAGGAATACTGGGGAAGGTCCCGAGTGAATCTCCGAAATGCCCGGCTCGCAAAGTGTGACGATGGGTGATGAATCGGGATGGTCCGCGGGACTTACAGCACAGTGCGTGCGTATGTAGGTGAAGGGCCGCTCTGTGGAGTAGATATACGCTCGATGGAGGTGACACGAGGTATAGGCAGACGTGCTGTGAATCGATAGGGTGTGGGTTTTTGTGGTAGTATGGACTGCTGTATATGTCGCTCAAAGACGCGCCAGAGAGGGGAAAGAGAGGTGTTCGTGGAGTTGGGGGACTCGCTCTCGACCTCACCAAGAAACCAATAGGGACGAGGCTCACGATATCATGGCAGGCAAAGCTCAACACGGCGGGCAAAAGTAAAGTGACCGGCGCCTCCCGTCagaacccccccccccaaaaaaatgTGAAATTACTTTCAAACAAAGGAGGCAAAAAACAAGAGCAAGCCCGCCAGATGCCGCTGCGCGTCGGAGAAGGCCTCTTCAGTAAAATAATGCGGTTTCCTGGTCTGTAGCATAAGATCAGCGACAAGAGCTTTTGGGAACCGATGCGGGAAAATGAACGGAACATCGCCCACCAGCACCCAGCCAGCGGACCACTCAGCACGGGGCACACATTAGGAAAAGGGCCTGGACAACCGAAGAGCGAGCGGGGGCAGCCGGGGTACGACGTGGTATGGGGGTAGGGGTTACTGTATGTAGAGGGGGGTGTGGCCCGAGCAGCATCAGAGCATCTGCAAGCAAGCTGGTGGACCAAGCGCTCGGG from Podospora pseudopauciseta strain CBS 411.78 chromosome 3, whole genome shotgun sequence encodes the following:
- a CDS encoding hypothetical protein (COG:S; EggNog:ENOG503NV77) codes for the protein MASVLASQPSEIKPPAPPARTMQSMPPQQEPTPPENIKQEHEDHERGRTRSRSDDKDVDGLDLDDAEDGGDGAHSSNSEGPARKRRRSRKGQEKKFECPEKGCGKSYSRAEHLYRHQLNHNPKQVYKCGIGDCQRTFVRLDLCNRHKDRHTAKGSALNRKDSLMSQASPITDNRSPFMTAGSASPEVNRPGTAYNKGRALTMQFQSPKDGMPFSPMANTPPAGYPNGGSNGPVDYMHHDHNNYGHMSQRQPLHSPGGPQRPSIQTSVGPYGVLSPVSNQPGYHSQPSGTPQSAGGMSYVPPQNFPPFSLPPSEFPTSSAGGVDREEQQQAYAPPTSTEYNDQHQQPGGEMMLLDQMAMPQTMPVFGSDSMLNKSPYVGMPEDFMAYLFNTAHTDGSPMAVPIQGGGYNYGEFSSQFSVPYYGNDPSQMGYFPPSTAPQQIMSVTNLLDQNLPESVISDEKSAEIFEFIKERFHENGQAPVERQREGILEGDRNDDSHMLSRKMMQAYIGSYWVHFSDQVPILHKPTFSPEKTPNLLLIAMMTIGAACLDKTHGQKVTKAGAQLSNFLAWHLRWEMFQDPNCRPPAKLWVFQTLLLLELYEKMYSTRELHERAHIHHATTITLMRRGRALIGKSALDSPPNPRDDKTNGSRHSSTSGMAHTPSEWWNHWIAGESTRRAAFAAFVIDSIHATMFGHSTVMVAHEMRLPLPCDDKLWKATSGAEVGRIESQLLAVGNKPVAFLEGLKRTLSGHEVQTNSFGRTILMAGLLSVSWHMNQRDLQVNSLGGPVGQALGGRDKWRATLTRAFDSWKGDFDKTLFKRGEASADPYFHTPDHSEANVVFESRIVLHHLAHMAMHVDIVDCQMHARAKRLLGRAIGQQDVSSASKRMREWAPTAKARDATYYALKFLNSVLQPDRVATPSSNGYGRYDEIYSARDDVLLNRPWVLYFAALVVWCYGFALEGPSPETPVPTTQQDKVRQMREYLAKYGNPASPEELKTMKGISHNTPMLMILKDTFEVTRWQLLHEGATLLSNCINLNMGQMH